Genomic DNA from Carassius carassius unplaced genomic scaffold, fCarCar2.1 SCAFFOLD_65, whole genome shotgun sequence:
CTGAGGTGTGTTTTTCTGTGCTATGAAACAgaataacaagaataaattctTGCACATTCAGCTGAAATACAGCATAAGTAATTTAACACCCAAAAATTACACACATCaccttttaattaaatgttaaataacctCCATCTCAAATAAAGTGTGTAGTTAATTAGTTAAgttagttaacatttatttaaattgcatgtatgatattagttttatttacatACAGTAACCCTGATTTATGAACTGGCAGATTTAAGTCAATTAAGTAAGCAGATGTGTCTGTGGTGTTTACGTCTGCGTGTCTTCATGTGTTCAGGCCGGTCTCTGTCTGTGTTTCAGGTGTTCTGGAGATCAGGACGGTTTCGGAGGGCGGCGTGTTGGCCATAAAAGGACTGAAGAGCCAGTATTATATTTCCATGAACCGCACCGGAATGTTACAGGGCAAAGTATAAAGCCATCTATCCTGCAAACTCACAACAAACACCAGTTAATCTAATTACTCATCTTTCATTTTAGAGTAAATATGACACATGCCACGGATTACTCAGCAAACTGTACACAACACAAAGCAGTACATCTCGCTTCTGTCGTACCTTACAATCTGTTCTTCTTTCCCGGACAGAAAGACTACAACGACAGCTGCAACTTCAAAGAAGTGTTTTTAGAGAACTACTACACGGCGTACTCGTCCGTCAAATGGACTAAAAACGACAAAGAGATGTTCATCTCTCTGTCACAGAAGGGCCGGCCGCTGAGAGGAAAGAAGACGAGGAAGGAGAGCATCTCTTCTCACTTCATCCCTCGAAAGTGCAGGGAAGACGAGAAGAAGCTGGTGTGAAGAAGCTCCAGAGATCTGTTCTGCTTTAATAGTCTGATTCACCGAACTTCAGCAATAaatcattcattcacacacacacacacagacacacacacacacacacacgagaagcAGTTGGTAAAACTGCATATATGAAAGTGTTTTGGACTCATGTAAACAAACACTTATAAATACTCATCTGTATTTTGAGATAAagctatttttatatttcagagaGATGTTTATGTTAGAGCCCATGAGAACGAGAACACCAAATAAATACTGCAATGCATTTATACAGATGATCGTTCACATTAAACACGGCAGTGCTTTAGATCACAGCGTTTATAGCGCTCCATTTATACTGAGTAAACACATTTACATGCCTTCACCATTCATCCTGAGGAGCTCATTTATCCAGTTCTCATCCAGTTCAGTGAGGAAATAACAGCAGTTCCCTTATTtccttttatttgactttttcttttttaatcttcgGGTTTGGCATTTTtaccatttattattttcattctaAAAACCGCATGCGAGTGCTTCATCAGTTgtaagaaatacaatgtttgtctTATAATCTTCCGTCTAAATGTcataaccatttttattttttatcatcaatCCACATTCATATTGAGAATCCATCGGATAAAGATGAACTGAGGCTTTAACCTGTGAGTCTGACTGTATTTAGTTTCTCATAATCACTCTGAATACGATCCTGTCCATGTGTTGTTGTGTGttatttatgatatttatgaGTTCATGAACACAGTGAACCGTCTGTATTCTGGATCGCtgtgctgcaaacacacacagagtttgCAGGTGTTTATAATTTGCTGCTACAAATCTGAGGTTTTATATGATTATAGATTCATTTCaataaacatgtatatatataaatatatatatctttccaTGTAGTGGCGTGTTGTGAGATTTGTTCATGTGGACTTTATCTGGACACACGGTGGGTGTTTAAACTCAAACACTGTTTAACACTGTTACACCGACTGGGAGAAAGTTAATCTCTTTAGGTCCACGTTCTCTCAAACACTAATCACCATAACGATGACATCACACCACAGCTACTGGCACAAgcatcccacaatgcagtgcaatAAGCTGATTTTTTAGAAACTCACATTTGACAgtaaactttttaataaagtatctTACAGTGTTTTACAGAGAGACCTTCATGTTAATTCTGGTGAAATACTGGAATGTTTGAGATCGTTATCTCAGACCTTCATTCAATGATAAACTCTCTCTCTACTTGTGCAATGAAAATGTttacaatataatcaatatttaatcatttgtttattgatttaattctcaacactctctcacacactcactttctctcactctctctcacatacacacactcaaacatacacatacacacacccactctctcttacacactcacacacacacacacacacacacacacacactcactctctcctacacacacacacacacacacacacacacactaactctctcttacacactctcacacacacacacacacacacacactctctctatctctctcttacacacacacacactctctctcacacactcaaacatacacatacacacacagacacactctcttacacactcacacacacactctctctcttacacactcaccctctcttatacacacacacactttctctctcttacacactcacacacacacacacacacacacacacactcacactctctcttatacactcacactctctctatctctcacacactcactcacacacacacacacacacacacactctctcttatacactcacactcacatacacactctatctctctcttacacacacacagacactcacacacactctctctctcttacacacacacacacacactctctctctctctctctctctctcttacacacatacacacacacacacacacactctctcttacatACAAacaattagacacacacacacacactctctctctctctctctctctctctcttacacacacacacacacacacacacacactctctctctctcttacacacacactctctctctctctctctctcttacacacatacacacacacacacacacactctctcttacatACAAacaattagacacacacacacactctctctctctctctctctctctcttacacactcaccctcttatacacacacacactttctctctcttacacactcacacacacacacacacacacacacacactctctcttatacactcacactcacatacacactctatctctctcttacacacacacagacactcacacacactctctctctctcttacacacacacacacacacacacacacacacacactctctctctcttatacactcacactcacatacacactctatctctctcttacacacacacagacactcacacacactctctctctctcttacacacacacatacacacacacacacacactctctctcttacatacaaacaattagacacacacacacacactctctctctctctctctctctctctctctcttacacacacacacacacacacacacacacacacactctctctctctcttacacacacactctctctctctctctctctctcttacacacatacacacacacacacacacactctctcttacatACAAacaattagacacacacacactctctctctctctctctctctctctcttacacactcaccctcttatacacacacacactttctctctcttacacactcacacacacacacacacacacacacacacactctcttatacactcacactcacatacacactctatctctctcttacacacacacagacactcacacacactctctctctctcttacacacacacacacacacacacacacacacacacacacactctctctcttacacacacacacacacacacacacacacacactctctctctctctctctctctcttacacacacacacacacacacacacacacacacacactctctctctcttacaaacacacacacacacacacacactctctctctcttacaaacacacacacacacacacacacacacacactctctctctctctctctctcttacacacacacacacacacacacactctctctctctctctcttacacacacacacacacacacactctctctctctctctcttacacacacacacacacacacacacactctctctctctctctctctcttacacacacacacacacacacactctctctctctctctcttacacacacacacacacacacactctctctctctcttacacacacacacacacacacacacactctctctcttacatacaatcaattagacacacacacacactctctctctctctctcttacacacacacacacacacacactctctctctctcttacacacacacacacacacacacacactctctctcttacatacaatcaattagacacacacacacactctctctctctctctcttacacacacacacacacacacactctctcttacatACAAacaattagacacacacacactctctctctctctctctctctctctcttacacactcaccctcttatacacacacacactttctctctcttacacacacacacacacacacactctcttatacactcacatacacactctctatctctctcttacacactcacacacacacacacacacacactctcttatacactcacatacacactctctctatctctcttacacactcacacacacacacacacacactcacactctcttatacactcacatacacactctctatctctctcttacacactctcactctctcttatacactcacactctatctctcttacacactcactcacacacacacacacactcacactcacatacacactctatctctctcttacacacacacagacactcacacacactctctctctcttacacactcacacacacacacactatctctctctctcttacacacacacacacactctctctctctctctctctctctctctcttacacactcaccctcttatacacacacacactttctctctcttacacactcacacacacacacacacacactctctcttatacactcacactcacatacacactctatctctctcttacacacacacagacactcacacacactctctctctctctctctctcttacacacacagacacacacacacacacacacacacacactctctcttacacacacacacacacacactctctctctctctcttacacacacacacgcacacacacacactctctcttacatACAAacaattagacacacacacacacactctctctctctctcttacacacacacacacacacacacactctctcttacatACAAacaattagacacacacacacactctctctctctctcttacacactcaccctcttatacacacacacactttctctctcttacacactcacacacacacacacacacacacacacactctcttatacactcacatacacactctctatctctctcttacacactcacacacacacacactctcttatacactcacatacactctcactctctcttacacactcacacacacacacacacacactctcttatacactcacatacacactctcactctctcttatacactcacactctctatctctctcttacacactcacacacacacacacacacacacactcacactctcttatacactcacatacacactctctatctctctcttacacactctcactctctcttatacactcacactctatctctcttacacactcactcacacacacacactcacacacacacacacacacacacacacacacactctctcatacactcacactcacatacacactctatctctctcttacacacacacagacactcacacacactctctctctctctcttacacactcacacacacacactatctctctctctcttacacacacacacacactctctctctctctctctctctctctctctctctctcttacacactcaccctcttatacacacacacactttctctctcttacacactcacacacacacacacacacacacactctctcttatacactcacactcacatacacactctatctctctcttacacacacacagacactcacacacactctctctctctctctctctcttacacacacacacacacagacacacacacacacacacactctctctcttacacacacacacacacacacactctctctctctctcttacacacacacacgcacacacacacactctctcttacatACAAacaattagacacacacacacacactctctctctctctcttacacacacacacacacacacactctctcttacatACAAacaattagacacacacacacactctctctctctctctctctcttacacactcaccctcttatacacacacacactttctctctcttacacactcacacacacacacacacacacacacactctcttatacactcacatacacactctctatctctctcttacacactcacacacacacacacacacacacacactctcttatacactcacatacacactctcactctctcttatacactcacactctctctatctctcttacacactcacacacacacacacacacacatgtctctGACCCAAACAGAGTTAGTGTAGGTGAGTTCTTCTGCCAAGTCACGCAAAGTTGGTTTTAGCAGATAATGTGCAACATGTTGTGAATGTAAACAGACTCTGGGCTGACAGGCCTCACACTGAAAAGCACATTATTCATCTCTCAGATAAAAGGCTTGGATTCGGATCCATCTGTGTGAGGAGATGTGTGTGTTTCATCTGAGACTGTGAATCTTTTGACAGAATCACTTGTCATTTCATGAAAATGTCTTCcgttttaacttttataaaagcGTGTTTCCCTCAGCTCCAGTGCGTCTCGCGCTCATCTGGTGTTTGTTTGTTGGTGTTGTTGACAGCCTTCGGCACAAAGCATGAGTTCAGTATATCTGAGCCCAAATAAAATCAAAAGCGCGGGCGATTCTGGCAGTGACCCGAGGACACGTCGACTGAGTTTATCAAAGCCTTCAATCGAGATGGAATCCGTTTAAGTCTGAAAGAGATTGAACACATACAGACGAATCATTCACATTTCTAGATCAAAAACACACTAAACAACATAAAACCTATTTTAGGATCACTGCATTATGACGTGACTTTCATGATAATTAAACACACAGAATTTAACCCAAAAATTCTTATTGCTGTAATgcaaaaattcaattcaattcattttaagtttatttgtatagtgctttttacgatacaaatcattacaaagcaactttacagaagattatgtttctacaatatttagtaatagcttataagtggtgactgtcagtttgtgcacgtatgacaggatttgtagaaaaattaatacaagacgtagtcagccagacgaacattattaacagcaattattatatgatgcagtcacacttgtagcaatatttgttagttctgttgttgattcaaggttaggatcatctggtgtcctctgagggtcagcatcatctcttctcaggtgttctggatcca
This window encodes:
- the LOC132136730 gene encoding fibroblast growth factor 7-like; the protein is MRKWTLRWKLPEFACKLWLVLLVSRVCVCDGDQAAVTDCFKHERHTRNYDYMEGGDVRIRRLYSRTQWFLMIDEFGNINGTQDPNNCYSVLEIRTVSEGGVLAIKGLKSQYYISMNRTGMLQGKKDYNDSCNFKEVFLENYYTAYSSVKWTKNDKEMFISLSQKGRPLRGKKTRKESISSHFIPRKCREDEKKLV